The proteins below are encoded in one region of Lactuca sativa cultivar Salinas chromosome 3, Lsat_Salinas_v11, whole genome shotgun sequence:
- the LOC111884429 gene encoding pentatricopeptide repeat-containing protein At5g39680 has translation MSSLIRPTHFPTRLLQDDVKLLNYCGTKKLEMGKVIHARSIVSNDQSGTNGVFYILSKFKALMSARRDFDQMNKQNVVSWSDDLISEKFPKGLAFRFLRTYISKWVSKRDRDFRLNHYKSALVLTFCIIVEDVFLGRQLHGYLLKSGLECHPYVKTPLVHLYRMLSDVVGAVEVLVSIPQTDTSTYNMFVVEKGFLDEALNIIRKMMADDMVWNKTTYIGMFGLCARLKYSELGNQVHNKLLKSDVELDVSVCNAMVKMYRNCGNVGDALNVLRAYKARDVVSWTTMMHGSIPRSDYEASIKLFSKMQHDNVVPDESTFCVILDASAQLFSMSLGNLFHSFAEKTGFKGDKKVQDALISMYLRTGDIKAAEKVFFSMTTDDIRTWDMMICGYCLHGFGNESLALFQEMLESGELDPTYATFVAVLSGCGQLGLVEEGFYYFYELMKQKGIEPDSVHYTCIMKILIKAGQPDEAFNFMASTPLIKFDSYAWKIMLNAPHVDKNNMVTRLADLVPDEWLADEKEALQSFGAANLTELTKIVRDRNKEPELSWVEVKRQTHKFVSVVSGDPEFTKHHKMMKSLFASIKADAGNVLEDSCECDGYHSEKLAVGYALLNAHDMAPIFIIKASGKMCDDCHSFMKLISKVRKSLITVRDDGYFHHFQDGSCSCADYLG, from the coding sequence ATGTCTTCCCTGATTCGTCCCACGCATTTCCCTACGCGTCTTCTACAGGACGATGTTAAGCTTCTAAACTACTGCGGGACTAAGAAACTTGAGATGGGCAAAGTAATCCACGCTCGTTCGATTGTGTCTAATGATCAGTCCGGCACTAATGGTGTGTTCTATATTTTGTCAAAATTTAAAGCACTGATGTCTGCACGCCGTGATTTTGATCAAATGAATAAACAAAACGTAGTTTCGTGGAGTGACGACCTAATTTCGGAGAAGTTCCCAAAGGGGCTTGCTTTTCGTTTTCTTAGAACATATATATCAAAATGGGTTTCAAAGCGTGATCGGGATTTCCGCCTTAACCACTATAAATCTGCACTCGTGCTTACGTTTTGTATAATAGTTGAGGACGTTTTTTTAGGCAGACAGTTGCATGGGTATTTATTGAAATCTGGATTAGAGTGTCATCCGTACGTGAAAACTCCACTTGTACACTTGTATCGCATGTTGTCGGATGTGGTAGGGGCTGTGGAGGTTTTAGTTTCTATCCCTCAAACGGATACCTCCACATATAATATGTTCGTGGTTGAAAAAGGTTTCTTGGATGAGGCATTGAATATCATAAGGAAAATGATGGCTGATGATATGGTGTGGAACAAAACTACTTATATAGGTATGTTTGGTCTTTGTGCTCGCCTTAAATATTCCGAATTGGGGAATCAAGTTCACAACAAGCTGCTAAAGAGTGATGTCGAGCTTGATGTGTCTGTATGTAATGCAATGGTCAAGATGTATCGGAACTGTGGAAATGTTGGAGATGCTCTGAATGTTTTACGTGCGTATAAAGCTCGAGACGTGGTTTCATGGACAACAATGATGCATGGTTCAATTCCTCGATCAGATTATGAGGCTTCAATAAAATTATTTTCGAAAATGCAACATGACAATGTTGTTCCAGACGAATCTACCTTTTGTGTAATACTCGATGCTAGTGCTCAGTTATTCTCTATGAGTTTGGGAAATTTATTCCATTCATTTGCAGAGAAGACTGGATTCAAGGGTGATAAGAAAGTCCAGGATGCCTTGATCAGCATGTACCTAAGGACTGGCGACATTAAAGCTGCGGAAAAAGTGTTTTTTAGTATGACGACTGATGATATCAGAACCTGGGATATGATGATATGTGGATACTGCCTTCATGGTTTTGGAAACGAGTCGTTGGCTTTGTTTCAAGAAATGTTGGAATCAGGGGAGTTAGATCCTACTTATGCGACTTTTGTTGCTGTTCTCAGTGGCTGTGGACAGTTGGGGCTTGTGGAAGAAGGGTTCTACTATTTTTATGAGTTAATGAAACAGAAGGGCATCGAACCTGATTCAGTGCACTATACGTGTATCATGAAAATTCTAATCAAGGCTGGACAACCAGATGAAGCTTTTAATTTCATGGCATCGACACCATTAATCAAATTCGATTCCTATGCTTGGAAGATCATGCTCAATGCTCCTCATGTTGATAAAAACAATATGGTTACCCGACTTGCAGATTTGGTCCCTGATGAATGGTTGGCTGATGAGAAAGAAGCTTTACAAAGTTTTGGAGCTGCAAACCTCACTGAATTGACGAAAATAGTTAGGGATAGAAATAAAGAACCTGAGCTGAGCTGGGTTGAGGTTAAGAGGCAAACACATAAGTTTGTTTCGGTTGTCAGTGGTGACCCAGAATTTACTAAGCATCATAAAATGATGAAGTCTTTGTTTGCTAGTATTAAAGCAGATGCTGGTAATGTACTGGAAGACTCATGTGAATGTGATGGTTATCACAGCGAGAAGCTTGCAGTAGGTTATGCCCTATTGAATGCACATGACATGGCACCAATCTTTATCATAAAGGCCTCCGGGAAGATGTGTGATGATTGCCACTCTTTTATGAAATTAATCTCAAAAGTCAGAAAAAGTTTGATCACAGTGAGAGACGACGGGTATTTCCATCACTTCCAAGATGGAAGTTGCTCCTGTGCAGATTATTTAGGTTGA
- the LOC111884402 gene encoding GEM-like protein 7, protein MDPRFLQHVMGIPIRSSTKGLLSTEPYQPHCPLSTTSSKINGIERKDSFAVWIKDYVSLGPKLIEIMKDKLNHGAKIFRFGSQRKLFRKRFSIKEEEKLLQASQCCLYTTAGAIAGVLFVSTERVAFCSDRPIITYSRTGELVKFQYKVSIPLGKIKGVEESVNMKRTWNNCLELVTIDDFNFWFMGLINYKKILRYLHHATSHDCLCN, encoded by the exons atggatccaagaTTCTTACAACATGTTATGGGAATTCCAATTAGATCATCAACAAAGGGACTACTATCAACTGAACCTTACCAACCCCATTGCCCTCTTTCTACTACTTCTTCCAAGATCAATGGCATAGAGAGAAAAGACAGTTTTGCAGTCTGGATTAAAGATTATG TGAGTTTAGGACCCAAACTAATTGAAATCATGAAAGACAAGTTGAACCATGGTGCCAAAATCTTCCGATTTGGGAGCCAACGCAAACTATTTAGGAAGCGCTTCAGCATCAAAGAAGAAGAGAAACTGTTGCAGGCTTCTCAATGCTGTTTGTACACTACAGCAGGTGCCATTGCAGGTGTGCTGTTTGTGTCTACAGAAAGGGTTGCTTTTTGCAGTGATAGGCCCATCATAACGTATTCTAGGACAGGCGAGCTGGTAAAGTTCCAATATAAG GTTTCTATCCCACTAGGAAAAATTAAAGGAGTTGAAGAGAGCGTGAACATGAAGAGAACATGGAACAATTGCTTGGAGTTAGTAACGATTGATGATTTCAACTTCTGGTTTATGGGGTTGATAAATTATAAGAAAATATTAAGATACCTCCATCATGCAACTAGTCACGATTGCTTATGCAACTGA